The Bacillus sp. NEB1478 genome contains the following window.
GTTTTTGCTGCAGCATTCATAACTTGTTGAACACGATGAACGTTCGAAGCAAAAGATGCAATAATAATACGCCCTTTTGCAGCTTCAAAAACATCTAAGATTTCCTGTCCAACTTGAGCTTCAGGACCTGTAGATCCAGGGCGCTCAGCGTTTGTGCTGTCTGATAACAAACAAAGCACACCTTGATCAGCCAGTGCGGAAATTTTCCCAAATTCCGTATGCTGTCCATCGATTGGAGAATGATCAATTTTAAAATCACCCGTATTTGCAATAATCCCTTGTGACGTGTGTATTGCAATACCCACTGCATCTGGAATGCTATGATTCACATGAAAAAAGCTTACTTGAGCACTGTTAAATGAAAGCTTCATGTTTGTTTCAATTAAATTTAACTGTGTTGATCGCAATAGACCCGCTTCTTTTAATTTTGCTTCGACTAGTCCTAATGTAAGGCGTGTTCCATATACAGGTACAGGAACTTGACGCAGCACATAAGGAAGTCCGCCAATATGGTCTTCATGGGCATGTGTTAAAAAGATTCCGGTAACACGCTCTAGGTTCTCCTTTAAGTATGTTACGTCAGGTATAACGATGTCGATACCTAACATTTCCTCCTGTGGGAACATTAGACCAGCGTCCATTACAAAAATCTCTTCACCTGTATCCACTACATACATGTTTTTGCCAATCTCACCGACTCCGCCCAAGGCAAAAACTTTAATTTTCTCTCTATTTTGTTTTGACAATGTGTATATTCCTCCTATGTTGTATGTAAAAAATATTCCCGATCACGTCACTTAAACTCATTATAACTTATCAAATGAGCACAAAACAAGAATAGAGAAGTAAAAATGAAAATTTTCAGCAAAACATGCCTTTTATAGGTGCTGGTTATCAACCTTGTTTAAAATAAGAGTCTCGCACCTTGCACTCCAATCAACTTGTCAATGATGACTGTTTTCTAAAAGCTGCAAACTTGTAGAAAAAAGCAAAAAAAACCGCATCCACTTCACATGGACGCGGTTTTTACTATTTTTTTACTATTAGCCTACTTCAGATTCAGCGTAATTTTGTCCTTTTAGGTCGTTATATTTCCCTTCCCATTTGGACATCACAACAGCAGCAAGAGAGTTTCCTACTACGTTAACAGCTGTTCTGGCCATATCAAGGATACGGTCAACACCAGCGATAAACGCCAGTCCTTCAAGTGGTATCCCTACTGATCCTAGAGTTGCAAGGAGAACTACGAATGAAACGCCTGGAACTCCTGCTATACCTTTAGAGGTTACCATAAGAACTAATAATAATGATAATTGCTCGTAAATCGAAAGATCGATTCCATAAAGCTGAGCAATGAATAATGCAGCAATGGCTTGATAGAGGGTTGATCCATCAAGGTTGAAAGAATATCCTGTTGGAATAACAAATGATGTGATTGCTTTAGGACACCCGAACTTCTCCATTTTTTCCATAAGTCTTGGCAATACTGTTTCTGAGCTTGCCGTAGAATATGCCAAAATCAACTCATCTTTTAAAATTTTGATCAATGTAAAAATGTTTACTTTGACAAACATTGCTACCGATCCCAACACAGCAATAACGAAGAAAATCATTGCTCCATATACGACGATCACTAATTTACTTAACGGAATAAGTGACTCAACACCGAATTTTGAAACGGTCACTCCAATTAAAGCAAAAACGCCAATAGGAGCTAATTTCATAATTTGGTTTGTTACATAGAACATAGCATCTGCCGTACCTTGGAAGAAAGCTAGTACAGGCTTACCGCGTTCACCGATCGCGGCTACACCTAATCCAAATAATACAGAGAAAAAGATTATTGGCAGCATATCACCGTTGGTTAATGAATGAAATAAATTTTCAGGAACAATATTTAAAAAAGTATCTGCAAATCCGTGACTTTCAACTGACTTCGTTGTTTCCATGTAGCTGGAGATGTCACCTTTCGATAACGCTTTCATATTAACTCCAGTACCCGGATGAAATACATTTGCGATTAATAGTCCAATCCCAATCGCCAATGTCGTAATTATTTCAAAGTAAAGAATTGTCTTTCCGCCTAAACGGCCAAGTTGCTTAATATCCCCTACACCAGCAACACCGACAATCAAACTTGAAATTACAATAGGGATTACAATCATTTTAATAAGACGTATAAATATATCCCCGACTGGCTGAAGATATGTTTGTACAGATTCATTTCCATAAAATAATGCTCCAACAGCTATCCCTAAT
Protein-coding sequences here:
- the gltP gene encoding glutamate/aspartate:proton symporter GltP, coding for MKKIKISLAWQILIGLILGIAVGALFYGNESVQTYLQPVGDIFIRLIKMIVIPIVISSLIVGVAGVGDIKQLGRLGGKTILYFEIITTLAIGIGLLIANVFHPGTGVNMKALSKGDISSYMETTKSVESHGFADTFLNIVPENLFHSLTNGDMLPIIFFSVLFGLGVAAIGERGKPVLAFFQGTADAMFYVTNQIMKLAPIGVFALIGVTVSKFGVESLIPLSKLVIVVYGAMIFFVIAVLGSVAMFVKVNIFTLIKILKDELILAYSTASSETVLPRLMEKMEKFGCPKAITSFVIPTGYSFNLDGSTLYQAIAALFIAQLYGIDLSIYEQLSLLLVLMVTSKGIAGVPGVSFVVLLATLGSVGIPLEGLAFIAGVDRILDMARTAVNVVGNSLAAVVMSKWEGKYNDLKGQNYAESEVG